In one Modestobacter sp. L9-4 genomic region, the following are encoded:
- the pafA gene encoding Pup--protein ligase, whose amino-acid sequence MERRIFGIETEYGVTCTFQGQRRLSPDEVARYLFRRVVSWGRSSNVFLRNGSRLYLDVGSHPEYATAECDDVTELVVHDKAGERILEGLMIDAEQRLNEEGVAGDIYLFKNNTDSAGNSYGCHENYLVGRQGEFSRLADVLIPFLVSRQIVVGAGKVLQTPRGAVYCVSQRAEHIWEGVSSATTRSRPIINTRDEPHADAEKYRRLHVIVGDSNMSETTTLLKVTITDLVLRMIEQGVPIRDMTLENPIRAIREMSHDLTGRRKVRLANGREMSALEIQQEYHDRAAEFVDREGYGPVHRQMLELWGRTLKAVDTGDISLIDREVDWAIKYSLIERYRAKRDLPLNSPRVAQLDLAYHDIRRDRGLYYLLQNAGQVERVAHDPAIFEAKNVPPQTTRAKLRGDFIRRAQEKRRDFTVDWVHLKLNDQAQRTVLCKDPFKSVDERVEKLISSM is encoded by the coding sequence CACCTTCCAGGGCCAGCGCCGGCTCTCCCCGGACGAGGTGGCGCGCTACCTCTTCCGCCGCGTCGTGTCCTGGGGCCGCAGCTCCAACGTCTTCCTGCGCAACGGCTCCCGGCTCTACCTCGACGTCGGCAGCCACCCCGAGTACGCGACCGCCGAGTGCGACGACGTCACCGAGCTCGTGGTCCACGACAAGGCCGGGGAGCGCATCCTCGAGGGCCTGATGATCGACGCCGAGCAGCGCCTCAACGAGGAGGGCGTGGCCGGCGACATCTACCTGTTCAAGAACAACACCGACTCCGCCGGCAACAGCTACGGCTGCCACGAGAACTACCTGGTGGGCCGGCAGGGCGAGTTCAGCCGGCTGGCCGACGTCCTCATCCCGTTCCTGGTGAGCCGGCAGATCGTCGTCGGTGCGGGCAAGGTCCTGCAGACCCCGCGCGGCGCGGTCTACTGCGTCAGCCAGCGCGCCGAGCACATCTGGGAGGGCGTCTCCAGCGCCACCACCCGGTCGCGGCCGATCATCAACACCCGCGACGAGCCGCACGCCGACGCCGAGAAGTACCGCCGGCTGCACGTCATCGTCGGCGACTCGAACATGAGCGAGACGACGACGCTGCTCAAGGTGACCATCACCGACCTGGTGCTGCGGATGATCGAGCAGGGCGTGCCCATCCGGGACATGACGCTGGAGAACCCGATCCGGGCCATCCGCGAGATGAGCCACGACCTCACCGGACGGCGCAAGGTGCGGCTGGCCAACGGCCGGGAGATGTCGGCGCTGGAGATCCAGCAGGAGTACCACGACCGGGCTGCGGAGTTCGTCGACCGCGAGGGCTACGGCCCGGTGCACCGCCAGATGCTCGAGCTGTGGGGCCGCACGCTCAAGGCCGTCGACACCGGCGACATCTCCCTCATCGACCGGGAGGTCGACTGGGCGATCAAGTACTCCCTCATCGAGCGGTACCGGGCCAAGCGCGACCTGCCGCTGAACAGCCCGCGGGTCGCCCAGCTCGACCTCGCCTACCACGACATCCGGCGCGACCGCGGCCTGTACTACCTGCTGCAGAACGCCGGCCAGGTCGAGCGGGTCGCCCACGACCCGGCGATCTTCGAGGCCAAGAACGTGCCGCCGCAGACCACCCGGGCCAAACTGCGCGGTGACTTCATCCGCCGGGCGCAGGAGAAGCGGCGCGACTTCACCGTCGACTGGGTGCACCTCAAGCTCAACGACCAGGCCCAGCGCACCGTGCTGTGCAAGGACCCCTTCAAGTCCGTCGACGAGCGCGTCGAGAAGCTGATCTCCAGCATGTGA
- the tatA gene encoding Sec-independent protein translocase subunit TatA — protein sequence MNLGPAEIGLIILAVLLLFGYKKLPDASRSMGRSMRIFKSEMKGMKDDDVRAKDEARTTPVTGQIVAPASAPAAAAPVTPVDYEAEAAAAEARAVAARAAAERARASAASADSAR from the coding sequence ATGAACCTCGGCCCCGCGGAGATCGGCCTCATCATCCTGGCCGTCCTGCTGCTCTTCGGCTACAAGAAGCTGCCCGACGCCTCCCGCTCGATGGGGCGCTCGATGCGCATCTTCAAGAGCGAGATGAAGGGCATGAAGGACGACGACGTCCGCGCCAAGGACGAGGCCCGCACAACCCCGGTGACCGGCCAGATCGTCGCCCCGGCCTCCGCCCCCGCGGCGGCTGCCCCGGTGACGCCGGTCGACTACGAGGCCGAGGCGGCTGCTGCCGAGGCCCGTGCCGTCGCTGCGCGCGCCGCGGCCGAGCGGGCCCGCGCCTCGGCGGCCTCCGCCGACAGCGCCCGCTGA
- a CDS encoding RNA helicase — protein MSSPAERYAAARRRNAHPTLSDFTADLGFSLDPFQVEACEALEEGSGVLVCAPTGAGKTVVGEFAVHKALQEGKKAFYTTPIKALSNQKYSDLCERYGADRVGLLTGDNAINGDAPVVVMTTEVLRNMLYVDSPALTDLGYVVMDEVHYLADRFRGAVWEEVIIHLPEHVRLVSLSATVSNAEEFADWLVTVRGDTRVVVSEVRPIPLWQHMLVGGRVFDLFALRPAAHAGEWEQTPRGLSTRERGRAVVDPELVRYVHEQERRFDSWHGGGGTGRNGFGSKPRYSPPSRPDVIERLDRSGLLPAITFVFSRNGCDAAVHQCLASGLRLTDENERAAIAEIIDRRTGALPDEDLHVLGFWEWREGLLAGFAAHHAGLVPAFKETVEECFVNGLVKAVFATETLALGINMPARTVVLERLVKWNGEAHADVTPGEYTQLTGRAGRRGIDVEGHAVVVWGPNVDPAVVAGLASTRTYPLRSSFRPSYNMAVNLVGAFGRERARELLAASFAQFQADRSVVGLARSAARHEEDAARLEAEVRGGLTDQVFDVAGYAKLRSEVSQREKALSRDSQAKRRADAAESLAALRAGDVIRVPSGRRQGLAVVLDPGLTELADPHPLVLTEDKWAGRLGSIDFPTPVTALTRVRVPKNFNHRSPHARRDLASTLRNARTENDLGARRTRGRSGADDDPVLSDLRHALRAHPVHALPDREERVRAADRWLRVLREAEQLRRQIAERTGSLTAQFDRTCDVLTELGYLVPEPVVAPDADERPELVTDAGRRLGRIWSETDLLTAECLRAGVFRGLTPAELAGVVSALVFEARRDTVAQPSVPAGKVTGALAEMRRVHERLADVERDHGVPVTRDLDLGFVWAAYRWADGQTLDRVLAGAEQAGTELSGGDFVRWARQLIDLLDQLAKIADEPLAGIARSAVGRVRRGVVSASVTG, from the coding sequence ATGTCCAGCCCGGCTGAGCGGTACGCGGCTGCCCGCCGGCGTAACGCACACCCCACCCTGTCGGACTTCACCGCAGACCTCGGCTTCTCCCTGGACCCGTTCCAGGTCGAGGCGTGCGAGGCGCTGGAGGAGGGGTCCGGCGTGCTCGTCTGCGCCCCCACCGGGGCGGGGAAGACCGTGGTCGGGGAGTTCGCCGTCCACAAGGCCCTCCAGGAGGGCAAGAAGGCGTTCTACACGACGCCGATCAAGGCCCTGTCGAACCAGAAGTACAGCGACCTCTGCGAGCGCTACGGCGCCGACCGCGTCGGTCTGCTGACCGGGGACAACGCCATCAACGGCGACGCCCCCGTGGTGGTGATGACCACCGAGGTGCTCCGCAACATGCTCTACGTCGACTCCCCGGCGCTGACCGACCTCGGCTACGTGGTCATGGACGAGGTCCACTACCTCGCCGACCGGTTCCGTGGCGCGGTCTGGGAGGAGGTGATCATCCACCTGCCCGAGCACGTCCGGCTGGTGTCGCTGTCGGCGACGGTGAGCAACGCCGAGGAGTTCGCCGACTGGCTGGTCACCGTGCGCGGGGACACCCGGGTGGTGGTCAGCGAGGTGCGGCCCATCCCGCTGTGGCAGCACATGCTCGTGGGCGGGCGGGTCTTCGACCTGTTCGCACTGCGCCCGGCGGCCCACGCCGGGGAGTGGGAGCAGACCCCCCGCGGGCTGTCGACCCGTGAGCGCGGCCGGGCCGTGGTCGACCCCGAGCTGGTGCGCTACGTGCACGAGCAGGAGCGGCGCTTCGACTCCTGGCACGGCGGAGGCGGCACCGGGCGCAACGGGTTCGGGTCCAAGCCGCGCTACTCCCCGCCGTCCCGGCCCGACGTCATCGAGCGGCTCGACCGCTCCGGGCTGCTGCCGGCGATCACCTTCGTGTTCAGCCGCAACGGCTGCGACGCCGCGGTGCACCAGTGCCTGGCCTCGGGCCTGCGGCTCACCGACGAGAACGAGCGGGCCGCCATCGCCGAGATCATCGACCGGCGCACCGGTGCGCTGCCCGACGAGGACCTGCACGTCCTCGGCTTCTGGGAGTGGCGCGAGGGCCTGCTCGCCGGGTTCGCCGCCCACCACGCCGGCCTGGTGCCCGCGTTCAAGGAGACCGTCGAGGAGTGCTTCGTCAACGGCCTGGTCAAGGCCGTGTTCGCCACCGAGACCCTCGCCCTGGGCATCAACATGCCCGCGCGCACCGTCGTCCTCGAGCGGCTGGTGAAGTGGAACGGCGAGGCGCACGCCGACGTCACGCCGGGGGAGTACACCCAGCTCACCGGCCGGGCCGGGCGCCGCGGCATCGACGTCGAGGGGCACGCCGTCGTCGTCTGGGGTCCCAACGTCGACCCCGCCGTCGTCGCCGGGCTGGCCAGCACCCGCACCTACCCGCTGCGCTCGTCGTTCCGGCCCAGCTACAACATGGCCGTCAACCTGGTCGGCGCCTTCGGCCGGGAGCGCGCCCGCGAGCTGCTGGCCGCCTCCTTCGCCCAGTTCCAGGCCGACCGCTCCGTCGTCGGGCTGGCCCGCTCCGCGGCCCGGCACGAGGAGGACGCCGCCCGGCTGGAGGCCGAGGTGCGCGGCGGGCTGACCGACCAGGTGTTCGACGTCGCCGGCTACGCGAAGCTGCGCAGCGAGGTGTCCCAGCGGGAGAAGGCGCTGTCGCGTGACTCCCAGGCCAAGCGCCGCGCCGACGCCGCCGAGTCCCTGGCCGCGCTGCGCGCCGGTGACGTCATCCGGGTGCCCAGCGGACGCCGGCAGGGGCTCGCCGTCGTGCTGGACCCGGGCCTGACCGAACTGGCCGACCCGCACCCGCTGGTGCTCACCGAGGACAAGTGGGCCGGCCGGCTCGGGTCGATCGACTTCCCGACCCCGGTGACCGCGCTGACCCGGGTGCGGGTGCCCAAGAACTTCAACCACCGCAGCCCGCACGCCCGCCGGGACCTCGCCTCCACCCTGCGCAACGCCCGCACCGAGAACGACCTCGGCGCCCGCCGCACCCGCGGCCGCTCCGGCGCGGACGACGACCCGGTGCTGTCCGACCTGCGGCACGCCCTGCGCGCCCACCCCGTGCACGCCCTGCCCGACCGGGAGGAGCGGGTGCGTGCCGCCGACCGCTGGCTGCGGGTGCTGCGCGAGGCCGAGCAGCTGCGCCGCCAGATCGCCGAGCGCACCGGGTCGCTGACCGCCCAGTTCGACCGCACCTGCGACGTCCTCACCGAGCTGGGCTACCTCGTCCCCGAGCCGGTGGTCGCCCCGGACGCCGACGAGCGTCCGGAGCTGGTCACCGACGCCGGACGGCGGCTGGGCCGGATCTGGTCCGAGACCGACCTGCTCACCGCGGAGTGCCTGCGCGCCGGGGTCTTCCGCGGGCTCACCCCCGCCGAGCTGGCCGGGGTCGTGTCCGCGCTCGTGTTCGAGGCACGGCGCGACACCGTCGCCCAGCCCTCGGTGCCGGCCGGCAAGGTGACGGGCGCGCTGGCGGAGATGCGCCGGGTGCACGAGCGGCTGGCCGACGTCGAGCGCGACCACGGCGTCCCGGTCACCCGCGACCTGGACCTCGGCTTCGTCTGGGCGGCCTACCGCTGGGCCGACGGCCAGACCCTGGACCGGGTGCTCGCCGGGGCCGAGCAGGCCGGCACGGAGCTGTCGGGTGGGGACTTCGTCCGGTGGGCACGCCAGCTGATCGACCTGCTCGACCAGCTGGCCAAGATCGCCGACGAGCCGCTGGCCGGCATCGCCCGCTCCGCGGTGGGCCGGGTGCGCCGCGGGGTCGTGTCGGCCTCGGTCACCGGGTAG
- a CDS encoding SDR family oxidoreductase, whose product MSTVLVTGVSRRASIGFAVARRLLDRGDRVVVSSWAPHDAGQPWGGDDAAAVLAELGDPPHLPSDLADPDAPAALVAAARDAVGPLTTLVAAHARSATGGLADLDPAEVDACFAVNTRGSLLLTRAFAAQYESAAGPGSVVLFTSGQHLGPMADELPYAISKGAVQQMTLSLADALIDADITCNCVNPGPTDTGWAGPAQADLVARAMPRGRWNTADEAAGVVAWLTGPDARSVTGRTLDAEGGFRRWA is encoded by the coding sequence ATGAGCACCGTCCTCGTCACCGGCGTCAGCCGCCGCGCCTCCATCGGGTTCGCGGTCGCCCGGCGGCTCCTCGACCGCGGCGACCGGGTCGTCGTCTCCTCCTGGGCGCCGCACGACGCCGGGCAGCCCTGGGGCGGGGACGACGCGGCCGCGGTCCTCGCCGAGCTGGGCGACCCGCCGCACCTGCCCAGCGACCTCGCCGACCCCGACGCCCCGGCCGCGCTGGTCGCTGCGGCCCGGGACGCCGTGGGACCGCTGACGACGCTGGTCGCCGCGCACGCCCGCAGTGCCACCGGGGGGCTGGCCGACCTCGACCCCGCCGAGGTCGACGCCTGCTTCGCGGTCAACACCCGCGGCAGCCTGCTGCTCACCCGGGCGTTCGCCGCCCAGTACGAGTCGGCGGCCGGACCGGGCTCCGTCGTCCTGTTCACCTCGGGGCAGCACCTGGGCCCGATGGCCGACGAGCTGCCGTACGCGATCAGCAAAGGGGCTGTCCAGCAGATGACGCTGTCGCTGGCCGACGCCCTGATCGACGCCGACATCACCTGCAACTGCGTCAACCCCGGCCCGACCGACACCGGCTGGGCCGGCCCGGCCCAGGCCGACCTGGTCGCCCGCGCCATGCCTCGCGGCCGGTGGAACACCGCGGACGAGGCCGCCGGCGTCGTGGCCTGGCTGACCGGACCGGACGCCCGCTCGGTCACCGGCCGGACCCTCGACGCCGAGGGCGGCTTCCGCCGCTGGGCCTGA
- a CDS encoding YafY family protein, with protein sequence MTAPSTAERMTRLLTLVPYLQARPDGVRLADAAGDFGVSEAQLRRDLDLLWVCGLPGHGPGDLIDLAFEGDRVRVTFTAGMVRPLRLSTDEAVALIVALRTLLEMPGLAEGEAVSRALAKVSAAAGHPGEVHAPVAVSVGAAEQSLAAVRDGLERGRALHLHYYVPSRDERTERTVDPMRLLLVDGRWYLEAWCRNVEGTRLFRLDRIDEVAVLDEPGAPPDEATERDLDSGLYQPGAEAPLVRLRLARTARWVADYYPVEDVAEVTDPPGGLAVAVRTSDLGWARRLVSSLGGSALVDSPTELAAQVAGEARAALARYAD encoded by the coding sequence ATGACCGCGCCGAGCACCGCCGAGCGGATGACCCGGCTGCTCACCCTGGTCCCGTACCTGCAGGCCCGCCCCGACGGCGTCCGGCTGGCCGACGCGGCCGGCGACTTCGGGGTCAGCGAGGCACAGCTGCGCCGGGACCTGGACCTGCTGTGGGTGTGCGGCCTGCCCGGGCACGGGCCCGGGGACCTGATCGACCTGGCCTTCGAGGGCGACCGGGTGCGGGTGACCTTCACCGCCGGGATGGTGCGGCCGCTGCGGCTGAGCACCGACGAGGCGGTGGCGCTGATCGTCGCGCTGCGCACCCTGCTGGAGATGCCCGGGCTCGCCGAGGGCGAGGCGGTCAGCCGTGCGCTGGCCAAGGTCTCGGCCGCCGCCGGGCACCCGGGGGAGGTGCACGCGCCGGTGGCGGTGAGCGTGGGCGCGGCCGAGCAGTCCCTGGCCGCCGTCCGCGACGGGCTCGAGCGCGGCCGGGCGCTGCACCTGCACTACTACGTGCCCAGCCGCGACGAGCGCACCGAGCGCACCGTGGACCCGATGCGGCTGCTGCTGGTCGACGGCCGCTGGTACCTGGAGGCGTGGTGCCGCAACGTCGAGGGCACCCGGCTGTTCCGCCTCGACCGCATCGACGAGGTCGCCGTGCTGGACGAGCCGGGGGCGCCGCCGGACGAGGCGACCGAGCGCGACCTGGACTCCGGGCTCTACCAGCCCGGCGCCGAGGCACCGCTGGTGCGGCTGCGGCTGGCCCGCACCGCGCGCTGGGTGGCCGACTACTACCCGGTCGAGGACGTCGCCGAGGTCACCGACCCCCCGGGTGGGCTGGCCGTGGCGGTCCGGACGTCGGACCTGGGCTGGGCCCGCCGGCTGGTCTCCTCCCTCGGCGGGTCGGCGCTGGTCGACAGCCCCACCGAGCTGGCCGCCCAGGTCGCCGGTGAGGCCCGGGCCGCGCTGGCCCGCTACGCGGACTGA
- a CDS encoding DUF3866 family protein, which translates to MTDAPSPVPGSRIRWRRGEVIGLGRTWRDAQELTVAVPGDGAVPALAHPSVVGRPQVGDTVLLNTTARAQHLGTGGYALVVAVPDRLPLDPEGPGHLVKGRYGPLQVAVSGVDEQETEHHATIAEAEDIGGMPVVVADLHSALPAVVAGAHVTDPALRIAYVMTDGGALPAAFSRTLDALAGSLAGVVTVGQAFGGDLEAVTVHTGLLAARHVLHADIAIVTQGPGNLGTGTPWGFSGVAAGDACNAVAVLGGRTIGALRISAADPRPRHRGVSHHSLTAFGRVALAGVTLVAPRGLGSELGSQVEEDLAGQPERNPVEWVDSEGLDDALAASPAQLSTMGRGLAEDRAYFLSAAAAGRYAAQITLFGPPPA; encoded by the coding sequence GTGACCGACGCCCCCTCCCCCGTCCCCGGCTCACGGATCCGCTGGCGCCGCGGCGAGGTGATCGGGCTGGGCCGCACCTGGCGGGACGCGCAGGAGCTCACCGTCGCCGTCCCCGGGGACGGCGCGGTGCCGGCGCTGGCGCACCCGTCGGTGGTGGGCCGACCCCAGGTGGGCGACACGGTGCTGCTGAACACCACGGCGCGGGCGCAGCACCTGGGCACCGGCGGGTACGCCCTGGTCGTCGCCGTCCCCGACCGGCTGCCGCTGGACCCGGAGGGCCCCGGCCACCTGGTGAAGGGCCGCTACGGCCCGCTGCAGGTGGCGGTCTCCGGCGTCGACGAGCAGGAGACCGAGCACCACGCGACGATCGCCGAGGCCGAGGACATCGGTGGCATGCCGGTGGTCGTGGCCGACCTGCACTCCGCGCTGCCCGCGGTCGTGGCCGGGGCGCACGTCACCGACCCCGCACTCCGGATCGCCTACGTGATGACCGACGGCGGTGCCCTGCCGGCTGCCTTCTCCCGCACCCTGGACGCGCTGGCCGGCTCGCTGGCCGGGGTGGTCACCGTCGGGCAGGCCTTCGGTGGCGACCTGGAGGCGGTCACCGTGCACACCGGGCTGCTGGCGGCCAGGCACGTGCTGCACGCCGACATCGCGATCGTCACCCAGGGGCCGGGCAACCTGGGCACCGGGACGCCGTGGGGCTTCTCCGGGGTCGCCGCCGGTGATGCCTGCAACGCCGTCGCCGTACTGGGCGGGCGCACCATCGGGGCACTGCGGATCTCCGCGGCCGACCCCCGGCCGCGGCACCGCGGGGTGTCCCACCACTCGCTGACCGCCTTCGGCCGGGTCGCGCTGGCCGGGGTGACGCTGGTGGCGCCCCGCGGGCTGGGGTCGGAGCTGGGCAGCCAGGTCGAGGAGGACCTCGCCGGGCAGCCGGAGCGCAACCCCGTGGAGTGGGTGGACAGCGAGGGCCTGGACGACGCGCTGGCCGCCTCCCCGGCGCAGCTGTCCACCATGGGTCGCGGGCTGGCCGAGGACCGCGCCTACTTCCTCTCCGCCGCGGCCGCCGGCCGGTACGCCGCCCAGATCACCCTGTTCGGCCCGCCCCCGGCCTGA
- the tatC gene encoding twin-arginine translocase subunit TatC: MSLIGHLRELRNRIGIALFFVLVATAIAFWWYEHGLGDFIRAPYCNLPNDLRYNDADGKCGLLVTDVFGGALIRLKIAFIAGIVLSAPFWLHQLWAFLTPGLKKNERRYGVGFVTASSLLFAAGAALAYISLSAGLKLLLGLAGNGVVVALTAQDYIGFVISLLLAFGVSFELPLIAVVLNLIGVLSYAVMAKARRWLYFLTIVFAAFITPTQDPFTMLLMAGPMCVLFEIAIQIARVVDKRRAKRAAADGLAGLDDDEASPAIESASPLDTSPSPLDTTPSSITEPGHTQA; encoded by the coding sequence ATGAGCCTGATCGGCCACCTCCGCGAGCTGCGCAACCGCATCGGCATCGCGCTGTTCTTCGTGCTGGTCGCCACCGCGATCGCCTTCTGGTGGTACGAGCACGGGCTGGGCGACTTCATCCGGGCGCCGTACTGCAACCTGCCCAACGACCTGCGCTACAACGACGCGGACGGCAAGTGCGGCCTCCTGGTCACCGACGTGTTCGGTGGTGCGCTGATCCGGCTGAAGATCGCGTTCATCGCCGGCATCGTGCTCTCCGCCCCGTTCTGGCTGCACCAGCTCTGGGCGTTCCTCACCCCCGGGCTGAAGAAGAACGAGCGCCGCTACGGCGTCGGCTTCGTCACCGCCTCCAGCCTGCTGTTCGCCGCCGGCGCCGCCCTGGCCTACATCTCGCTCTCGGCGGGGCTCAAGCTGCTCCTCGGGCTGGCAGGCAACGGGGTCGTGGTCGCCCTCACCGCCCAGGACTACATCGGCTTCGTCATCTCCCTGCTGCTGGCGTTCGGGGTCAGCTTCGAGCTGCCGCTGATCGCGGTGGTGCTCAACCTCATCGGCGTCCTGTCCTACGCGGTGATGGCCAAGGCCCGGCGGTGGCTGTACTTCCTCACCATCGTGTTCGCGGCGTTCATCACGCCCACCCAGGACCCGTTCACGATGCTGCTGATGGCCGGCCCGATGTGCGTGCTCTTCGAGATCGCCATCCAGATCGCCCGGGTCGTGGACAAGCGGCGCGCCAAGCGCGCCGCCGCCGACGGCCTCGCGGGGCTCGATGACGACGAGGCCTCTCCGGCGATCGAGTCCGCCAGCCCGCTGGACACCAGCCCCAGCCCGCTGGACACCACGCCGAGCAGCATCACCGAGCCCGGGCACACCCAGGCCTGA
- a CDS encoding YafY family protein, protein MAAKRAERLVNLVIALLGTRQYVSAAKIRTIVPGYEPDDGTERADEAFKRMFERDKAELREIGVPLETGRTSAFDTEDGYRIARVDYELPEITLTGEEAAAVGLALRLWQSAQLAGAAQSALVKLRAAGVEVDSGRGVPIQPRLDAGEPAFEPCYAAARDRRVLSFEYRRPDEAAAHRRRVQPWGVVAWHGHWYLVGHDLDRKAPRVFRLSRVTGNPRATGPAGAFSPPPDLDLAAVVARQESRAEQLVIVRARPGTAIGLRRTAEPLGAADDGDDRLQLRTTEPEQLADTLAAYGADVLVEAPQTMRAAVVDRLTRLAALGEPA, encoded by the coding sequence GTGGCAGCCAAGCGGGCGGAACGACTGGTCAACCTGGTCATCGCCCTGCTCGGCACCCGGCAGTACGTCTCGGCGGCCAAGATCCGCACCATCGTCCCCGGCTACGAGCCCGACGACGGCACCGAGCGCGCCGACGAGGCCTTCAAGCGCATGTTCGAGCGGGACAAGGCCGAGCTGCGCGAGATCGGCGTCCCGCTGGAGACCGGCCGCACCAGCGCCTTCGACACCGAGGACGGCTACCGGATCGCCCGGGTCGACTACGAGCTGCCCGAGATCACCCTCACCGGGGAGGAGGCCGCGGCCGTCGGCCTGGCTCTGCGGCTGTGGCAGTCCGCGCAGCTGGCCGGGGCCGCGCAGAGCGCGCTGGTCAAGCTCCGCGCCGCCGGGGTGGAGGTCGACTCCGGCCGCGGGGTGCCCATCCAGCCGCGCCTGGACGCCGGCGAGCCCGCCTTCGAGCCCTGTTACGCCGCCGCCCGCGACCGGCGGGTGCTCTCCTTCGAGTACCGCCGTCCCGACGAGGCGGCCGCGCACCGCCGCCGGGTCCAGCCGTGGGGCGTCGTGGCCTGGCACGGGCACTGGTACCTCGTCGGTCACGACCTGGACCGCAAGGCCCCCCGGGTCTTCCGGCTCTCCCGGGTCACCGGCAACCCGCGGGCGACCGGCCCGGCCGGTGCCTTCTCACCCCCGCCGGACCTCGACCTGGCCGCCGTGGTGGCCCGGCAGGAGTCCCGCGCCGAGCAGCTCGTCATCGTCCGCGCCCGCCCGGGGACGGCGATCGGCCTGCGCCGCACCGCCGAGCCGCTGGGCGCCGCCGACGACGGCGACGACCGGCTGCAGCTGCGCACCACCGAGCCCGAGCAGCTGGCCGACACCCTGGCCGCCTACGGCGCCGACGTCCTGGTCGAGGCCCCGCAGACCATGCGTGCGGCCGTGGTCGACCGGCTCACCCGGCTGGCCGCCCTCGGGGAGCCGGCATGA